A genomic segment from Triplophysa dalaica isolate WHDGS20190420 chromosome 22, ASM1584641v1, whole genome shotgun sequence encodes:
- the rasgrf2a gene encoding ras-specific guanine nucleotide-releasing factor 2 isoform X2 → MQKSVRYNEGHALYLSTVARKDGVKRGYLSKKAAENSRWNEKYFALHQNILFYFENEQSARPSGIYLLEGCTCERVPAPKVSTNGKETSDKQQLYFLVIFGHDGQKPLELRTEEDSDCSEWVEAIQQTSYSDLIIEREVLMQKYIHLVQIMETEKVAANQLRTQLEDQDTEIERLKGEIVAVNKAKERMLIYQSNQEEEDPDIKKIKKVQSFMRGWLCRRKWKTIVQDYICSPHAESMRKRNQIVFNMVEAETEYVHQLSILVNCFLRPLRMAASSKKPTISHDDVSSIFLNSETIMFLHEIFHQGLKARIANWPTLVLADLFDILLPMLNIYQEFVRNHQYSLQVLANCKQNRDFDKLLKQYEANAACEGRMLETFLTYPMFQIPRYIITLHELLAHTPHEHVERKSLEFARSKLEELSKMMHDEVSDTENIRKNLAIERMIVEGCDILLDTSQTFVRQGSLVQLPSVEKGKLSKVRLGSLSLKKEGERQCFLFTKHFLICTRTSSGKLHLLKQGGTLSLIECALIEELDGNDEDYYSTGQGFNHLEFKIVVEPADGPSFSVALLAPSRQEKAAWTSDISQCIDNIHCNGLMTSVFEENSKVTVPHMIKSDARLHKDDVDICFSKTLNSCKVPQIRYASVERLLERLTDLRFLSIDFLNTFLHTYRIFTTATVVMDKLADIYKKPFTSIPVRVQYHSSDRLSISSICPDYSLKITRLALDQSKSLELFFATNQGPWSGEHLNNKSPRLSRKFSSPPPVSITSRAASPIHARKLSLSSAMGCRSGALDLSTVTSSAAGSPTSTYTPLISSPPPTKAPLDLSRGPGSPELAPSAPEEGGELPRIDAFCGKLRRSIRRAVLESVSMEKFIPETPVSSETGDLSPCRSPSTPRHLRYRQAAGQSPDSSRCSVSPASAFAIATAAAGHGSPLGFGNSEKTYDKEFLIRRAATNRVLNVLRHWVSKHSQDFEMNAELTTAVISLLEEVLRDPDLMPQERKATANILSALSQDDQDDSQLKIEDIVQMSECPRSECFESLSAMEVAEQITLLDHIVFRNIPYEEFLGQGWMKTDKNERTPYIMKTSQHFNDMSNLVASEIMAHADVSSRAGSIEKWLAVADICRCLNNYNGVLEITSALNRSAIYRLKKTWAKVCKQTKALMDRLQKIVSSEGRFKNLRETLKNCNPPCVPYLGMYLTDLAFIEEGTPNFTEEGLVNFSKMRMISHIIREIRQFQQTPYRIELQPKVTQYLLDKTLVMDEDTLYELSLKIEPRLPPLN, encoded by the exons ATGCAGAAGAGCGTGCGCTACAATGAGGGACACGCGCTCTATCTGTCCACGGTGGCGCGTAAAGACGGCGTCAAGCGCGGCTATCTGAGTAAAAAAGCGGCGGAAAACAGCCGCTGGAACGAGAAATACTTCGCGCTTCACCAGAATATTCTCTTCTACTTTGAGAACGAGCAGAGCGCCAGGCCTTCTGGGATTTATCTGCTGGAGGGATGCACCTGCGAGAGGGTTCCAGCTCCAAAGGTGTCAACCAATGGAAAGGAGACTTCGGATAAACAGCAG CTTTATTTCCTGGTGATCTTCGGTCACGATGGACAGAAACCTCTGGAACTGCGGACAGAGGAAGATTCAGACTGTAGCGAGTGGGTGGAGGCCATTCAGCAGACCAG TTACTCTGATCTCATCATCGAGCGGGAAGTTCTCATGCAGAAGTACATCCATCTGGTGCAGATCATGGAGACCGAGAAGGTGGCGGCCAATCAGCTGAGGACACAACTGGAAGATCAAGATACAGAGATCGAGAGACTGAAGGGAGAG ATTGTTGCTGTAAATAAAGCCAAGGAGAGGATGTTAATCTATCAGTCCAACCAGGAGGAGGAAGATCCAGACATCAAGAAAATCAAGAAG GTGCAGAGTTTCATGCGCGGTTGGCTCTGTCGGAGGAAGTGGAAGACCATCGTGCAGGACTATATCTGCTCGCCTCATGCCGAGAGCATGAGGAAGAGAAACCAGATCGTCTTTAACATGGTTGAGGCCGAGACGGAGTACGTCCATCAGCTCTCCATCCTCGTCAACTGCTTCCTGCGGCCGCTCCGAATGGCCGCCAGCTCCAAAAAGCCCACCATCAGCCACGATGATGTCAGCAGTATCTTCCTCAATAG CGAAACCATCATGTTTCTTCACGAGATTTTCCATCAAGGCTTGAAGGCACGTATAGCCAACTGGCCAACATTAGTTTTAG CTGATCTGTTTGACATCTTGCTGCCAATGCTGAACATTTATCAGGAGTTTGTGCGGAACCATCAGTACAGCCTGCAGGTTCTGGCCAACTGCAAACAGAACCGAGACTTCGACAAACTGCTGAAGCAGTACGAAGCAAACGCTGCCTGTGAGGGCAGAATGCTGGAAACCTTCCTCACGTACCCCATGTTTCAG ATCCCCCGATACATCATCACACTTCACGAGCTCCTCGCGCACACGCCTCACGAGCATGTGGAGCGCAAGAGTCTGGAATTCGCCAGATCCAAACTGGAGGAACTATCCAA GATGATGCACGATGAGGTGAGCGACACAGAAAACATCCGTAAGAATCTGGCCATCGAGCGGATGATCGTGGAAGGTTGTGACATTTTGCTCGACACCAGTCAGACGTTTGTACGGCAGG GGTCTCTCGTCCAGCTGCCGTCTGTTGAGAAGGGGAAACTCAGTAAGGTGCGTCTGGGTTCACTGTCTCTCAAAAAGGAAGGTGAACGGCAGTGTTTCCTGTTTACCAAACACTTCCTCATCTGCACCCGGACCTCCAGCGGAAAACTGCACCTGCTCAAA CAGGGAGGAACGCTGTCTCTGATCGAGTGTGCTCTGATTGAGGAGCTGGACGGCAATGATGAAGACT ATTATTCTACCGGTCAGGGATTTAACCATCTCGAGTTTAAAATCGTGGTCGAACCTGCTGACGGTCCATCATTTTCTGTGGCTCTGCTCGCCCCGTCTCGACAGGAGAAAGCCGCCTGGACCAGCGACATCAGCCAG TGCATTGACAACATTCACTGTAACGGCTTGATGACCAGCGTGTTCGAAGAAAACTCTAAAGTCACCGTTCCTCACATGATCAA GTCTGATGCCCGGCTGCACAAGGACGATGTTGACATCTGCTTCAGCAAGACTCTGAACTCCTGTAAGGTCCCACAGATCCGTTACGCCAGCGTTGAGAGACTCCTGGAGCGCCTGACCGACCTGCGCTTTCTGTCCATCGACTTCCTGAACACCTTCCTGCACACGTATCGCATCTTCACCACCGCCACCGTGGTAATGGACAAACTGGCTGACATCTACAAGAAACCCTTCACGTCTATACCCGTGAG GGTTCAGTATCATTCATCCGACCGTTTGTCCATCTCCTCCATCTGTCCAGACTACAGTCTGAAGATCACGAGACTCGCGCTGGACCAGTCCAA GTCCCTTGAACTTTTCTTCGCCACAAACCAGGGCCCCTGGAGCGGAGAGCATCTAAATAACAAATCCCCGCGGCTGTCCCGCAAGTTCTCCTCCCCCCCGCCCGTATCCATCACGTCCCGCGCCGCTTCCCCCATCCACGCCCGCAAACTGTCCCTCAGTTCTGCCATGGGCTGTAGGAGTGGAGCTTTGGACCTGTCAACGGTCACTTCGTCTGCGGCCGGCAGCCCGACTTCCACCTACACCCCCCTCATCTCCTCCCCGCCACCCACCAAAGCCCCTCTGGACCTCAGCCGGGGCCCCGGCTCACCTGAACTCGCACCCTCGGCTCCTGAAGAGGGCGGGGAGCTGCCGCGTATAGACGCCTTTTGCGGGAAACTGCGCAGGAGCATTCGGCGAG CTGTTCTGGAGTCAGTGTCAATGGAAAAGTTCATTCCCGAGACGCCCGTGTCGAGTGAGACTGGAGATCTGTCGCCCTGCCGATCTCCATCCACCCCACGACACCTGCGGTACAGACAGGCTGCAG GTCAGTCTCCCGACAGCTCCCGCTGTTCCGTCTCTCCGGCCTCCGCGTTCGCCATCGCCACGGCCGCGGCCGGACACGGCAGCCCACTAG GATTCGGCAACTCGGAGAAAACATACGACAAAGAGTTCCTCATCCGCAGGGCCGCCACCAACCGAGTGCTCAATGTTCTGCGTCACTGGGTTTCCAAACACTCACAG GACTTCGAGATGAACGCCGAGCTGACGACGGCCGTGATTTCTCTCCTGGAGGAGGTGCTGAGAGATCCTGATCTAATGCCTCAGGAACGGAAGGCAACAGCCAACATACTGAG TGCTTTATCTCAAGACGACCAGGACGACTCGCAGCTTAAGATCGAAGACATCGTGCAGATG TCCGAGTGTCCGAGGTCAGAATGCTTCGAGTCGCTCTCCGCCATGGAGGTCGCTGAACAGATCACACTGTTGGATCATATAGTGTTCAGGAATATTCCATACGA AGAGTTTCTCGGTCAGGGCTGGATGAAGACGGACAAAAACGAAAGAACGCCGTACATCATGAAGACCAGTCAACACTTCaatgat ATGAGTAATCTGGTGGCTTCTGAGATCATGGCTCATGCAGACGTCAGCTCAAGAGCCGGATCCATCGAGAAGTGGCTCGCCGTGGCAGACATATGCCGCTGTCTAAACAACTACAACGGTGTCCTGGAGATCACATCTGCCCTCAACCGCAGCGCCATCTACAGGTTAAAGAAAACATGGGCCAAGGTCTGCAAACAG ACCAAAGCGCTCATGGACAGACTGCAGAAAATCGTTTCATCTGAAGGGAGATTTAAGAACCTGAGAGAAACTCTGAAAAA TTGTAACCCTCCGTGCGTGCCGTATCTGGGGATGTACCTGACGGATCTGGCGTTTATTGAGGAAGGAACGCCGAACTTCACTGAGGAGGGTCTAGTCAACTTCTCTAAAATGAGGATG ATTTCACACATAATAAGAGAAATCCGTCAGTTTCAGCAGACCCCCTACAGGATCGAGCTTCAACCTAAG GTAACGCAGTACCTTCTTGACAAAACTCTTGTAATGGATGAAGACACGCTGTATGAATTATCTCTGAAGATTGAGCCACGTCTCCCACCCCTCAACTAA
- the rasgrf2a gene encoding ras-specific guanine nucleotide-releasing factor 2 isoform X3: MQKSVRYNEGHALYLSTVARKDGVKRGYLSKKAAENSRWNEKYFALHQNILFYFENEQSARPSGIYLLEGCTCERVPAPKVSTNGKETSDKQQLYFLVIFGHDGQKPLELRTEEDSDCSEWVEAIQQTSYSDLIIEREVLMQKYIHLVQIMETEKVAANQLRTQLEDQDTEIERLKGEIVAVNKAKERMLIYQSNQEEEDPDIKKIKKVQSFMRGWLCRRKWKTIVQDYICSPHAESMRKRNQIVFNMVEAETEYVHQLSILVNCFLRPLRMAASSKKPTISHDDVSSIFLNSETIMFLHEIFHQGLKARIANWPTLVLADLFDILLPMLNIYQEFVRNHQYSLQVLANCKQNRDFDKLLKQYEANAACEGRMLETFLTYPMFQIPRYIITLHELLAHTPHEHVERKSLEFARSKLEELSKMMHDEVSDTENIRKNLAIERMIVEGCDILLDTSQTFVRQGSLVQLPSVEKGKLSKVRLGSLSLKKEGERQCFLFTKHFLICTRTSSGKLHLLKQGGTLSLIECALIEELDGNDEDYYSTGQGFNHLEFKIVVEPADGPSFSVALLAPSRQEKAAWTSDISQCIDNIHCNGLMTSVFEENSKVTVPHMIKSDARLHKDDVDICFSKTLNSCKVPQIRYASVERLLERLTDLRFLSIDFLNTFLHTYRIFTTATVVMDKLADIYKKPFTSIPVRSLELFFATNQGPWSGEHLNNKSPRLSRKFSSPPPVSITSRAASPIHARKLSLSSAMGCRSGALDLSTVTSSAAGSPTSTYTPLISSPPPTKAPLDLSRGPGSPELAPSAPEEGGELPRIDAFCGKLRRSIRRAVLESVSMEKFIPETPVSSETGDLSPCRSPSTPRHLRYRQAAGQSPDSSRCSVSPASAFAIATAAAGHGSPLGFGNSEKTYDKEFLIRRAATNRVLNVLRHWVSKHSQDFEMNAELTTAVISLLEEVLRDPDLMPQERKATANILSALSQDDQDDSQLKIEDIVQMSECPRSECFESLSAMEVAEQITLLDHIVFRNIPYEEFLGQGWMKTDKNERTPYIMKTSQHFNDMSNLVASEIMAHADVSSRAGSIEKWLAVADICRCLNNYNGVLEITSALNRSAIYRLKKTWAKVCKQTKALMDRLQKIVSSEGRFKNLRETLKNCNPPCVPYLGMYLTDLAFIEEGTPNFTEEGLVNFSKMRMISHIIREIRQFQQTPYRIELQPKVTQYLLDKTLVMDEDTLYELSLKIEPRLPPLN; the protein is encoded by the exons ATGCAGAAGAGCGTGCGCTACAATGAGGGACACGCGCTCTATCTGTCCACGGTGGCGCGTAAAGACGGCGTCAAGCGCGGCTATCTGAGTAAAAAAGCGGCGGAAAACAGCCGCTGGAACGAGAAATACTTCGCGCTTCACCAGAATATTCTCTTCTACTTTGAGAACGAGCAGAGCGCCAGGCCTTCTGGGATTTATCTGCTGGAGGGATGCACCTGCGAGAGGGTTCCAGCTCCAAAGGTGTCAACCAATGGAAAGGAGACTTCGGATAAACAGCAG CTTTATTTCCTGGTGATCTTCGGTCACGATGGACAGAAACCTCTGGAACTGCGGACAGAGGAAGATTCAGACTGTAGCGAGTGGGTGGAGGCCATTCAGCAGACCAG TTACTCTGATCTCATCATCGAGCGGGAAGTTCTCATGCAGAAGTACATCCATCTGGTGCAGATCATGGAGACCGAGAAGGTGGCGGCCAATCAGCTGAGGACACAACTGGAAGATCAAGATACAGAGATCGAGAGACTGAAGGGAGAG ATTGTTGCTGTAAATAAAGCCAAGGAGAGGATGTTAATCTATCAGTCCAACCAGGAGGAGGAAGATCCAGACATCAAGAAAATCAAGAAG GTGCAGAGTTTCATGCGCGGTTGGCTCTGTCGGAGGAAGTGGAAGACCATCGTGCAGGACTATATCTGCTCGCCTCATGCCGAGAGCATGAGGAAGAGAAACCAGATCGTCTTTAACATGGTTGAGGCCGAGACGGAGTACGTCCATCAGCTCTCCATCCTCGTCAACTGCTTCCTGCGGCCGCTCCGAATGGCCGCCAGCTCCAAAAAGCCCACCATCAGCCACGATGATGTCAGCAGTATCTTCCTCAATAG CGAAACCATCATGTTTCTTCACGAGATTTTCCATCAAGGCTTGAAGGCACGTATAGCCAACTGGCCAACATTAGTTTTAG CTGATCTGTTTGACATCTTGCTGCCAATGCTGAACATTTATCAGGAGTTTGTGCGGAACCATCAGTACAGCCTGCAGGTTCTGGCCAACTGCAAACAGAACCGAGACTTCGACAAACTGCTGAAGCAGTACGAAGCAAACGCTGCCTGTGAGGGCAGAATGCTGGAAACCTTCCTCACGTACCCCATGTTTCAG ATCCCCCGATACATCATCACACTTCACGAGCTCCTCGCGCACACGCCTCACGAGCATGTGGAGCGCAAGAGTCTGGAATTCGCCAGATCCAAACTGGAGGAACTATCCAA GATGATGCACGATGAGGTGAGCGACACAGAAAACATCCGTAAGAATCTGGCCATCGAGCGGATGATCGTGGAAGGTTGTGACATTTTGCTCGACACCAGTCAGACGTTTGTACGGCAGG GGTCTCTCGTCCAGCTGCCGTCTGTTGAGAAGGGGAAACTCAGTAAGGTGCGTCTGGGTTCACTGTCTCTCAAAAAGGAAGGTGAACGGCAGTGTTTCCTGTTTACCAAACACTTCCTCATCTGCACCCGGACCTCCAGCGGAAAACTGCACCTGCTCAAA CAGGGAGGAACGCTGTCTCTGATCGAGTGTGCTCTGATTGAGGAGCTGGACGGCAATGATGAAGACT ATTATTCTACCGGTCAGGGATTTAACCATCTCGAGTTTAAAATCGTGGTCGAACCTGCTGACGGTCCATCATTTTCTGTGGCTCTGCTCGCCCCGTCTCGACAGGAGAAAGCCGCCTGGACCAGCGACATCAGCCAG TGCATTGACAACATTCACTGTAACGGCTTGATGACCAGCGTGTTCGAAGAAAACTCTAAAGTCACCGTTCCTCACATGATCAA GTCTGATGCCCGGCTGCACAAGGACGATGTTGACATCTGCTTCAGCAAGACTCTGAACTCCTGTAAGGTCCCACAGATCCGTTACGCCAGCGTTGAGAGACTCCTGGAGCGCCTGACCGACCTGCGCTTTCTGTCCATCGACTTCCTGAACACCTTCCTGCACACGTATCGCATCTTCACCACCGCCACCGTGGTAATGGACAAACTGGCTGACATCTACAAGAAACCCTTCACGTCTATACCCGTGAG GTCCCTTGAACTTTTCTTCGCCACAAACCAGGGCCCCTGGAGCGGAGAGCATCTAAATAACAAATCCCCGCGGCTGTCCCGCAAGTTCTCCTCCCCCCCGCCCGTATCCATCACGTCCCGCGCCGCTTCCCCCATCCACGCCCGCAAACTGTCCCTCAGTTCTGCCATGGGCTGTAGGAGTGGAGCTTTGGACCTGTCAACGGTCACTTCGTCTGCGGCCGGCAGCCCGACTTCCACCTACACCCCCCTCATCTCCTCCCCGCCACCCACCAAAGCCCCTCTGGACCTCAGCCGGGGCCCCGGCTCACCTGAACTCGCACCCTCGGCTCCTGAAGAGGGCGGGGAGCTGCCGCGTATAGACGCCTTTTGCGGGAAACTGCGCAGGAGCATTCGGCGAG CTGTTCTGGAGTCAGTGTCAATGGAAAAGTTCATTCCCGAGACGCCCGTGTCGAGTGAGACTGGAGATCTGTCGCCCTGCCGATCTCCATCCACCCCACGACACCTGCGGTACAGACAGGCTGCAG GTCAGTCTCCCGACAGCTCCCGCTGTTCCGTCTCTCCGGCCTCCGCGTTCGCCATCGCCACGGCCGCGGCCGGACACGGCAGCCCACTAG GATTCGGCAACTCGGAGAAAACATACGACAAAGAGTTCCTCATCCGCAGGGCCGCCACCAACCGAGTGCTCAATGTTCTGCGTCACTGGGTTTCCAAACACTCACAG GACTTCGAGATGAACGCCGAGCTGACGACGGCCGTGATTTCTCTCCTGGAGGAGGTGCTGAGAGATCCTGATCTAATGCCTCAGGAACGGAAGGCAACAGCCAACATACTGAG TGCTTTATCTCAAGACGACCAGGACGACTCGCAGCTTAAGATCGAAGACATCGTGCAGATG TCCGAGTGTCCGAGGTCAGAATGCTTCGAGTCGCTCTCCGCCATGGAGGTCGCTGAACAGATCACACTGTTGGATCATATAGTGTTCAGGAATATTCCATACGA AGAGTTTCTCGGTCAGGGCTGGATGAAGACGGACAAAAACGAAAGAACGCCGTACATCATGAAGACCAGTCAACACTTCaatgat ATGAGTAATCTGGTGGCTTCTGAGATCATGGCTCATGCAGACGTCAGCTCAAGAGCCGGATCCATCGAGAAGTGGCTCGCCGTGGCAGACATATGCCGCTGTCTAAACAACTACAACGGTGTCCTGGAGATCACATCTGCCCTCAACCGCAGCGCCATCTACAGGTTAAAGAAAACATGGGCCAAGGTCTGCAAACAG ACCAAAGCGCTCATGGACAGACTGCAGAAAATCGTTTCATCTGAAGGGAGATTTAAGAACCTGAGAGAAACTCTGAAAAA TTGTAACCCTCCGTGCGTGCCGTATCTGGGGATGTACCTGACGGATCTGGCGTTTATTGAGGAAGGAACGCCGAACTTCACTGAGGAGGGTCTAGTCAACTTCTCTAAAATGAGGATG ATTTCACACATAATAAGAGAAATCCGTCAGTTTCAGCAGACCCCCTACAGGATCGAGCTTCAACCTAAG GTAACGCAGTACCTTCTTGACAAAACTCTTGTAATGGATGAAGACACGCTGTATGAATTATCTCTGAAGATTGAGCCACGTCTCCCACCCCTCAACTAA